The Macellibacteroides fermentans genome contains the following window.
TTTTTGTAAATGACCATAAATCTTCAACATGCCTTTGGGTTTCAATGACTGGTGATAAAAAAGAGTATGTATATTTAATCGGATACGTTTATAAAAAAACTGTAAAAGATTATTATGGACCAGGGAATCCCAAAGAGATAAATTGGGTCGAAATTTATTTAACAGATGATGCAGAACTAGTAAAACGATGTTATAATTTATTTTTCCACAGAGAGACTGTCAAATTAGTTAAAAGGCTTAAGAAGCTTGAAATGTATGGAGAAGCGGAATCTCTTCAACAATAATCCGAACTACAAGAAAAACAGATAAGGCCGGCTCAATCAAATTTGAACCGGCCTTTAATGTCTATCTGTTACTATTTATTTTTTACACTGATTTCTGATCCAGGATATGCGGGCTGAATTCTGTTCGGGGAAAGTCCAATGGCCTGTTTCAAGGTACAGATGAAGATCTTTGGGGGCTTTGATAACATTATAAGCTGCATGCATAGATGTGGGAGGGCAAACCACATCGTTATAACCCCAGCTGTACCATCCAAGTGCTTTTACTCTACTGGCAAAATTCACAACATCAAAATAAGAAAGTGTTTCTACTTCGTTTGGCTGAGGTTTGGTATTCTTATAATAATGTGGCCAACCACCTGCCCGGTTGTTCAGGTATCCTGCAAAATCGCTTAGTGCCGGATAGAATGCAGCCAGGAATTTGATTCGGGAATCCAGTCCGGCTGTAATGATGGACAAGGCTCCTCCCTGACTACCACCTGTTACTCCTACCGTTGCTCCATCAAACTCAGGCAACGAATAAATGAAGTCTACAGCTCTTACGCATCCAAGATACACCCGTTTGTAATAGTGATTGTCGCGGTCGTTCTTGTTAATCCCGTTATAATTGCGCAAGGCACCTGAAGCAAGACTGTTGTAGAGCTCCTGAGGTAAATTAACCGGGATTCCGTGGATACCTATTTCAAGAGAGATTATATCTTCACCCATATTGGAACCTCCATAGGGACGAATGCCTGCACCCGGTACCAATAAAACAGCCGGATATTTACCGGGCTTCACCGGAACGGAAAGCATACCGTATACACGTGAACCTCTCATGTCATTCTGAAAACTTACATGATACACATTAAGCGAAGAGGTACACTTTTCGGGGACCAACACCATGGTAGGATCAAGCGGCGTTTTACGTGCTTCATCAATCGAGTTGCTCCAGAAAAGATCGAAGTCTTTCGGATCGGGGGTGGTAGGGCGGATCTTTTCTGCTTCATAGGCTACAGTTGCCAATCCTTCGTATTCTTTACCATCTACTTTTGCAACCACACGGCAACGAAGAAAGCCCGGCTCCTTCAAGGAGGCTTTCAGTTCAGTCTTACCGTCTTTCAGAACCACATTCTGTTTCTTAACAGAGGGAAATGCCTCCGGGCCCAGTTCATAGTCGACCGTCACATTATCCAAAAGAACCTGACTTTTAAAAACCTGCACGGAAAATTTCGCCTCCTGTTTAATTTTATATTCCCAGTTGGAATGATCGGGAGATATAACCACACTAATCAGTTTCTGTGCAGGCTGAGCCAGTGCAATGCCGAAAGGCATCAATAAAAACAACACGAGAAATGGAATTAAAAGCTTTTTCATAGAATTATTCATTTATGTTTTAATATAAGATTATCTTAAAGAACTTCATTGTTTCAATTGGGACAGCGGTTTATGCATCATCATATCTTCGATGATTCCGGTTAACTGCTCTTTAGGCATTTTAAATAACAATCTGGCATGCATACCTTCGGCGCACTTTTCCCATCGATTGCTTCCATCATCCATTACTGTCATTGTACCCCGTTCAATATCAAAATAGTCGCCTGCACCTCTCACTGCCACTAAAACAGCGGTTTGATCCCAGCTGTTTCGTCCATTTGGGTCGTCTTGAGGCAGGCACATGGCGAATGCATCAATTACCGGGCTTCCGATCTGCCTTGATGCAGCCAATTGTTTTCCTGTAAGAATTTGTTCGCCTATTTCAAACCCGCTAAGGAGAACGGGAGTTGGCCATTCGCTGAATACTTGTTGAGACGACTTGGCATCTACTTCTACATTGAACTCTTTCCCCTCGGGAAATTTACCCGCCATGGACACCAATTGCTTTACTTTAGCTTTTATAAGTTCTCTTCCTGTAAGCGGACTTATCTGATCGGGCCCGGAGAGAAGCAGATTTTTAAGATTGGTAAAGAATCCGACTGTTACA
Protein-coding sequences here:
- a CDS encoding acetylxylan esterase → MKKLLIPFLVLFLLMPFGIALAQPAQKLISVVISPDHSNWEYKIKQEAKFSVQVFKSQVLLDNVTVDYELGPEAFPSVKKQNVVLKDGKTELKASLKEPGFLRCRVVAKVDGKEYEGLATVAYEAEKIRPTTPDPKDFDLFWSNSIDEARKTPLDPTMVLVPEKCTSSLNVYHVSFQNDMRGSRVYGMLSVPVKPGKYPAVLLVPGAGIRPYGGSNMGEDIISLEIGIHGIPVNLPQELYNSLASGALRNYNGINKNDRDNHYYKRVYLGCVRAVDFIYSLPEFDGATVGVTGGSQGGALSIITAGLDSRIKFLAAFYPALSDFAGYLNNRAGGWPHYYKNTKPQPNEVETLSYFDVVNFASRVKALGWYSWGYNDVVCPPTSMHAAYNVIKAPKDLHLYLETGHWTFPEQNSARISWIRNQCKK
- a CDS encoding nucleoside hydrolase, with translation MKKSIFLILLLCCVVCHGENRPVNLIFDTDMAPDYDDVGALAMLHAMADLGEVNILATVSSNKCETAVPCIDVINTYFGRPGIPLGAVKGEAPDRTTWHKGLRWTDELPSRYPHRIKSTSASDNAVNVYRKVLSGMPDGSVTIVTVGFFTNLKNLLLSGPDQISPLTGRELIKAKVKQLVSMAGKFPEGKEFNVEVDAKSSQQVFSEWPTPVLLSGFEIGEQILTGKQLAASRQIGSPVIDAFAMCLPQDDPNGRNSWDQTAVLVAVRGAGDYFDIERGTMTVMDDGSNRWEKCAEGMHARLLFKMPKEQLTGIIEDMMMHKPLSQLKQ